A single region of the Longimicrobiaceae bacterium genome encodes:
- a CDS encoding BamA/TamA family outer membrane protein, translating into MLVRFARLAAACLAVVLAACVQNAPAGGPYPGLAEFAGKEVQSVEFAGEMVVREDTLRAVIATQPTRCRTLGLPVCLFGLGRQRHFLDLNELQQDVARILIVHRDHGYYGTRVTPTVENAGGDEVAVRFAVVPGDRVTLQELEVAGTEGIIPPEELERRLPLREGGPFRRSGFLASADTIQGRLLENGYAYAQVLRNYALDTIADVAQARFEAVPGPLVRVDTVVILGAERLGQRTVRRQLAIREDAVLRPSELTRSQRNLFDFQMVSFASVEIAPDSLQLNPDSASATVIVRVVEAPQYLAEVAGGYGTIDCFRADARRLNRNFFGGGRTLELAASVSKVGVGEPLAAGLEQSLCRALGNDTLGNVLNYRVAADFVQPRLFGTQTSTALSLYSERLSELETYLRSATGGRLAVNREVAPQTLAIAAVTVNRGSTQAEPLFFCVSLERCTAADIEPLQESRWSNFFTLSAIRDRTRSDVYPVSGYQVRGTVDWATTLLASDDRFLRLFSDASAYRRIREGWVLAGRLQGGTFLEGVIGAEGYIPPERRFYAGGPNSVRGFQRNRLGPRVYVDTPEPGAKPDSLGVLPRDTIPFGVGGTRMVIGSVELRMPSPVFRENLRIAAFVDGGRVWTSASDTLVGESRFSFTPGVGLRFLTPVGPIRLDAAYNPYDDPVGPLIRFSETGDPVTLDPRFDPEGRFRSRLQFYIAVGQAF; encoded by the coding sequence GTGCTCGTCCGCTTCGCGCGGCTGGCCGCCGCGTGCCTCGCGGTGGTGCTGGCCGCGTGCGTCCAGAACGCCCCGGCGGGCGGCCCCTACCCGGGGCTCGCCGAGTTCGCCGGGAAGGAGGTGCAGAGCGTGGAGTTCGCCGGGGAGATGGTGGTCCGGGAGGACACCCTCCGCGCGGTGATCGCCACCCAGCCTACCCGCTGCCGCACCCTGGGGCTCCCCGTCTGCCTCTTCGGGCTGGGACGGCAGAGGCACTTCCTCGACCTGAACGAGCTGCAGCAGGACGTCGCCCGCATCCTGATCGTGCACCGGGACCACGGCTACTACGGGACCCGCGTCACCCCCACGGTGGAGAACGCGGGCGGAGACGAGGTGGCCGTGCGCTTCGCCGTCGTCCCGGGCGATCGGGTCACCCTCCAGGAGCTGGAGGTGGCGGGGACGGAGGGGATCATCCCCCCCGAGGAGCTGGAGCGCAGGCTCCCGCTCCGTGAGGGCGGCCCCTTCCGGCGATCCGGCTTCCTCGCCTCCGCCGACACCATCCAGGGGCGCCTGCTGGAGAACGGCTACGCGTACGCCCAGGTCCTCCGCAACTACGCGCTCGACACCATCGCCGACGTGGCTCAGGCCCGCTTCGAGGCGGTGCCTGGCCCGCTGGTGCGGGTGGACACGGTGGTGATCCTGGGCGCCGAGCGCCTGGGCCAGCGCACCGTCCGCCGCCAGCTCGCCATCCGCGAGGACGCGGTGCTCCGCCCCTCCGAGCTGACCCGGAGCCAGCGGAACCTGTTCGACTTCCAGATGGTGAGCTTCGCCTCGGTCGAGATCGCGCCGGACTCGCTGCAGCTGAACCCGGACAGCGCCAGCGCCACGGTGATCGTGCGGGTGGTGGAGGCGCCGCAGTACCTGGCCGAGGTGGCGGGCGGGTACGGGACCATCGACTGCTTCCGTGCCGACGCCCGGCGGCTGAACCGCAACTTCTTCGGCGGCGGACGGACGCTGGAGCTCGCCGCGTCGGTCTCCAAGGTGGGCGTGGGCGAGCCGCTGGCGGCCGGGCTGGAACAGAGCCTCTGCCGGGCGCTGGGGAACGACACCCTCGGAAACGTGCTGAACTACCGCGTGGCCGCGGACTTCGTGCAGCCGCGCCTCTTCGGAACGCAGACCAGCACCGCGCTCAGCCTGTACTCCGAGCGGCTTTCCGAGCTCGAAACGTACCTCCGCTCCGCCACCGGGGGGCGCCTGGCGGTCAACCGGGAGGTGGCTCCGCAGACGCTCGCCATCGCGGCCGTGACCGTGAACCGCGGCTCCACGCAGGCGGAGCCGCTCTTCTTCTGCGTGTCGCTGGAAAGGTGCACGGCGGCCGACATCGAGCCCCTGCAGGAGAGCCGCTGGTCGAACTTCTTCACCCTTTCCGCGATCCGCGACCGCACCCGGTCGGACGTGTACCCGGTCTCAGGATACCAGGTACGCGGGACGGTGGACTGGGCGACCACCCTCCTGGCCTCCGACGACCGCTTCCTGCGCCTCTTCAGCGATGCGTCGGCCTACCGCCGCATCCGGGAGGGATGGGTCCTCGCCGGCCGCCTGCAGGGAGGGACGTTCCTGGAAGGGGTGATCGGGGCCGAGGGGTACATCCCCCCGGAGCGCAGGTTCTACGCGGGCGGACCGAACAGCGTCCGCGGGTTTCAGCGCAACCGCCTGGGGCCGCGCGTGTACGTGGACACGCCCGAGCCGGGCGCGAAGCCCGACAGCCTGGGCGTGTTGCCGCGCGACACGATTCCCTTCGGGGTCGGGGGGACGAGGATGGTGATCGGCTCCGTCGAGCTGCGAATGCCATCGCCGGTGTTCCGCGAGAACCTCCGCATCGCCGCCTTCGTGGACGGTGGACGGGTGTGGACGAGCGCCAGCGACACGCTCGTCGGCGAGTCCCGGTTCAGCTTCACCCCGGGGGTCGGGCTCCGGTTCCTGACGCCGGTGGGTCCGATCCGCCTGGATGCCGCGTACAATCCGTACGACGACCCGGTCGGTCCCCTGATCCGCTTCTCCGAGACCGGCGACCCGGTGACCCTCGACCCCAGGTTCGATCCCGAGGGTCGGTTCCGCAGCCGGCTGCAGTTCTACATCGCCGTGGGACAGGCGTTCTGA
- a CDS encoding translocation/assembly module TamB domain-containing protein, translated as MARLSGPQRTGLALAGLLIGLLLLWAGVRVYVREARLDEAALEVQNRLRLPRSAFELEEVDAEGNMRMALRRVAILDPSGDTIVYAPLARLTFASTTFSGTGPIHFDRLQVYEPFVRLVETPAGEWNLTEAFRVEADGNEVRFAAAGDTVGEDAARPLMFHDVFIYDGRALIARPVAPDDPAAARFASRGGPPVQRIDGRAMRVFQVRDIDAYLPLVRVGGDRGIRVEVAELDARLVNPDVHVTDLEGWIEEVQPDRYRFAVETLRTENSSFAGEGAFRLAEDRILYDLQLRANPLDFSDLRGLGFDVPAQGRAAFALDVESLPGGRTALRASDLVVTTPESRVAGRLAATVGGEGPWSFYDTRLTLDPLDFSTLDQLVEAEIPYEGELRGTVTSLETIEEGSGGALRIDLAASFRPENATGERSVVSAVGNVAVGGDAPFRLDGVRVEARPLHLAALSPLVDDPARAEMLRGVLRGSAVASGTPSDLRLTGGAVAYEVGDAPATRVTDLSARISTDPALRYEVSGRAAPLALATLTELYPQLPFRTATLSGPFSISGTAERANFDVDFGGAAGRLAARGTLLPGEPLRFDVSGQVEAFRSGVLLAANNPVQGPLTGTFSARGSAQDFGFDVDLAHQGGAFALGGRVRDPGDGMQFDVAGQLREFRLGTVLGRPGLFNSPLTGPIQLSGGGRQPYRFDVDLRGLGGLVDLEGWFRPGDVPSYFVTGQVAGVNPQLLPGGQGLPPGNLTAALQVQGRGTTPETFEGRIDLDARSSTLAGVPLDAARVRLAANDGVLRIDTLAATFRGARINASGTWGLTRPVAEPLRVSLAAQDLSTLAPLLARAGVEQPDLAGSLAAEGWISGSFRNPAFSFATRGTGLRYGTWRAGQLALEARGSLGPGGWTGYGNLQGEQVLLAGREQFQSVRLEVNAVPGLATFGVLARRDGESDLAVSGSLALDGRELRGTELQSLALRLGDVQWRLANPARIRWGGVDGIAIERLMLRREGDETGLILVDGRLPPTGEAELRVQLTAVDLSIMRRLTNAAPELEGIVNLSVVLEGPVGSPEMVVTGSIDSLDYAGFSASQVAIEARYAGRRLVGQALVRAAGDSLLVTGSVPMLVSLGGTVPGFELLRDEPLEVRVAADSVPLSLVSAAVPTLAEGEGLLAANLVVGGTLNDPEVNGVAAVRGGALTVVPLEQRFTDIRARVVLRGEEIRIDTLTARSDGTASVTGTILLDELGRPRVLLNVLAENFDVIDREDLAQLKVSSNLRIAGRLPEATLSGRLVLEEGTIRIPTFGERRAAAIVDVDVGEIGADTIPEGVAGASAAALFGGLQVAGLQVVVDDGVWLQSEDARIQIRGDLLVTRAGGEPRIYGDLEAVRGTYALRVGPLRREFDIERGLVQFYGTPDLNPTLDIVATNQVRTLDQASTGSVLQVQVQVGGTLQSPTLRLSSNTRPPLPESELLSYLIFGRSTANLGGTTGALAQQILAQELFGGLVAAELEQELSRSGLVDYVRVRSGGAELGSGLGLGQALGVVGLTTPTFEFGWELSNDLFLTLEVGVPAVGDQSPLAGIGLDYQINERTRARAAYESVRRDVFTRPFYAGPTYQFSLDVRHRWEWGRSLPDTTALDSLADSAAAAIAAEAGAPPTAQPQGAGGAVPDPPAETPKKEEGTR; from the coding sequence ATGGCGCGCCTCTCCGGTCCGCAGCGCACCGGGCTGGCCCTCGCGGGCCTCCTGATCGGGCTCCTCCTGCTCTGGGCGGGGGTCCGGGTCTACGTGCGCGAGGCGCGGCTGGACGAGGCGGCGCTGGAGGTGCAGAACCGCCTCCGGCTCCCCCGCTCGGCGTTCGAGCTGGAGGAGGTGGACGCGGAGGGGAACATGCGCATGGCGCTGCGGCGCGTGGCCATCCTCGACCCCTCGGGCGACACCATCGTCTATGCCCCCCTGGCGCGGCTGACCTTCGCGTCCACGACCTTTTCCGGGACCGGGCCCATCCACTTCGACCGGCTGCAGGTCTACGAGCCCTTCGTGCGCCTGGTCGAGACCCCGGCCGGGGAGTGGAACCTCACCGAGGCCTTCCGCGTGGAGGCGGACGGGAACGAGGTGCGCTTCGCCGCGGCCGGCGACACCGTGGGCGAGGATGCCGCCCGCCCGCTGATGTTCCACGACGTGTTCATCTACGACGGCCGCGCGCTGATCGCCCGGCCGGTCGCGCCGGACGATCCCGCCGCCGCGCGCTTCGCGTCGCGGGGCGGGCCCCCGGTGCAGCGGATCGACGGGCGGGCCATGCGCGTCTTCCAGGTGCGCGACATCGACGCCTACCTGCCGCTGGTGCGGGTGGGGGGGGACCGCGGGATCCGCGTGGAGGTGGCCGAGCTGGACGCCCGCCTGGTGAACCCGGACGTGCACGTGACCGACCTGGAGGGGTGGATCGAGGAGGTGCAGCCGGACCGGTACCGCTTCGCCGTGGAGACGCTGCGCACGGAGAACTCCAGCTTCGCCGGCGAGGGCGCCTTCCGCCTGGCCGAGGACCGGATCCTCTACGACCTGCAGCTCCGGGCGAACCCGCTGGACTTCTCGGACCTGCGCGGGCTGGGCTTCGACGTGCCCGCGCAGGGCCGGGCGGCGTTCGCGCTCGACGTGGAGTCGCTCCCCGGCGGGCGCACCGCGCTGCGGGCGAGCGACCTGGTGGTGACCACCCCGGAGTCGCGCGTGGCGGGCCGTCTGGCCGCCACCGTCGGCGGGGAAGGCCCCTGGAGCTTCTACGACACCCGGCTGACGCTGGACCCGCTCGACTTCTCCACCCTGGACCAGCTCGTCGAGGCCGAGATCCCCTACGAGGGGGAGCTCCGCGGGACCGTCACCAGCCTGGAGACCATCGAAGAGGGGAGTGGCGGCGCGCTCCGGATCGACCTCGCGGCGAGCTTCCGCCCGGAGAACGCCACGGGCGAGCGCTCCGTGGTGTCGGCGGTCGGGAACGTGGCCGTCGGGGGCGATGCGCCCTTCCGGCTGGACGGGGTGCGCGTGGAGGCCCGCCCCCTCCACCTGGCGGCGCTCTCGCCGCTCGTCGACGACCCCGCGCGGGCGGAGATGCTCCGCGGCGTCCTGCGGGGGTCTGCCGTCGCGAGCGGGACCCCCTCCGACCTGCGGCTCACCGGCGGGGCCGTGGCGTACGAGGTGGGCGACGCCCCGGCCACGCGCGTCACCGACCTGTCGGCCCGCATCTCCACGGACCCGGCGCTCCGCTACGAGGTCAGCGGACGCGCCGCGCCGCTCGCGCTCGCCACCCTCACGGAGCTCTACCCGCAGCTCCCCTTCCGCACGGCGACGCTGAGCGGCCCCTTCTCCATCTCGGGTACGGCGGAGCGGGCCAACTTCGACGTGGACTTCGGCGGGGCGGCGGGGCGGCTGGCGGCGCGGGGAACCCTGCTCCCGGGCGAGCCCCTGCGCTTCGACGTGTCGGGCCAGGTGGAGGCGTTCCGCTCCGGCGTGCTCCTGGCCGCGAACAACCCGGTGCAGGGCCCGCTCACGGGGACCTTCTCCGCCCGGGGGAGCGCGCAGGACTTCGGCTTCGACGTGGACCTGGCGCACCAGGGCGGCGCCTTCGCCCTGGGCGGCCGGGTCCGCGATCCGGGCGACGGGATGCAGTTCGACGTGGCGGGGCAGCTCCGCGAATTCCGGCTGGGCACGGTGCTGGGGAGGCCGGGGCTCTTCAACTCGCCGCTCACCGGGCCCATCCAGCTCAGCGGGGGCGGGCGCCAGCCGTACCGCTTCGACGTGGACCTCCGCGGGCTGGGCGGGCTGGTGGACCTGGAGGGGTGGTTCCGCCCCGGCGACGTCCCCTCGTACTTCGTCACCGGACAGGTGGCGGGGGTGAACCCGCAGCTCCTCCCGGGCGGGCAGGGGCTCCCCCCCGGGAACCTCACCGCCGCGCTGCAGGTGCAGGGGCGGGGGACCACGCCGGAGACCTTCGAGGGACGCATCGACCTGGACGCCCGTTCCTCCACCCTTGCGGGAGTGCCGCTGGACGCCGCCCGGGTCCGCCTCGCCGCCAACGATGGGGTGCTCCGCATCGACACCCTGGCGGCCACCTTCCGCGGGGCGCGCATCAACGCCTCGGGCACCTGGGGGCTGACCCGTCCTGTCGCCGAGCCGCTGCGCGTCTCCCTCGCCGCCCAGGATCTGAGCACCCTGGCTCCGCTCCTGGCCCGCGCCGGGGTGGAGCAGCCGGACCTCGCCGGATCCCTCGCCGCCGAGGGGTGGATCTCCGGGTCCTTCCGCAACCCGGCGTTCAGCTTCGCCACGCGGGGGACGGGGCTTCGCTACGGCACCTGGCGCGCCGGGCAGCTGGCGCTGGAGGCCCGCGGCTCGCTGGGGCCCGGCGGGTGGACCGGGTACGGCAACCTGCAGGGCGAGCAGGTGCTGCTCGCCGGGCGCGAGCAGTTCCAGAGCGTCCGCCTGGAGGTCAACGCCGTCCCCGGCCTCGCCACCTTCGGCGTGCTGGCGCGGCGCGACGGGGAGAGCGACCTCGCGGTCTCCGGCTCCCTGGCGCTGGACGGGCGCGAGCTTCGCGGGACCGAGCTCCAGTCGCTGGCCCTGCGGCTGGGAGACGTGCAGTGGCGGCTGGCGAACCCGGCGCGGATCCGCTGGGGCGGGGTGGACGGCATCGCCATCGAGCGGCTGATGCTCCGTCGGGAGGGCGACGAGACGGGGCTCATCCTGGTGGACGGCCGGCTCCCGCCCACCGGCGAGGCCGAGCTGCGCGTACAGCTGACCGCCGTGGACCTCTCGATCATGCGCCGCCTCACGAACGCTGCGCCGGAGCTGGAGGGAATCGTCAACCTCTCGGTGGTCCTGGAGGGGCCCGTCGGCTCGCCGGAAATGGTGGTCACCGGCTCCATCGACTCGCTGGACTACGCGGGCTTTTCCGCGTCGCAGGTGGCGATCGAGGCGCGCTACGCCGGCCGCCGCCTCGTGGGGCAGGCGCTCGTGCGGGCGGCCGGGGACTCCCTGCTCGTGACCGGCTCGGTGCCGATGCTGGTCTCGCTCGGCGGGACCGTCCCCGGCTTCGAGCTGCTCCGCGACGAGCCGCTGGAGGTGCGTGTGGCGGCGGATTCCGTCCCGCTCTCGCTGGTGAGCGCCGCCGTTCCCACGCTCGCGGAGGGCGAGGGCCTGCTCGCCGCCAACCTGGTGGTGGGCGGTACGCTGAACGACCCGGAGGTGAACGGGGTGGCGGCCGTTCGCGGCGGGGCGCTGACCGTGGTGCCGCTGGAGCAGCGCTTCACCGACATCCGCGCGCGGGTGGTGCTGCGCGGCGAGGAGATCCGGATCGACACGCTGACCGCGCGGAGCGACGGGACGGCGAGCGTGACCGGGACCATCCTCCTGGACGAGCTGGGGCGGCCGCGCGTCCTGCTGAACGTGCTGGCGGAGAACTTCGACGTCATCGACCGGGAGGACCTGGCGCAGCTCAAGGTGTCGTCCAACCTGAGGATCGCGGGCCGGCTCCCCGAGGCGACCCTCTCCGGCCGGCTGGTACTGGAGGAAGGGACGATCCGGATCCCCACCTTCGGCGAGCGCCGGGCCGCGGCGATCGTGGACGTGGACGTGGGGGAGATCGGGGCGGACACCATTCCGGAGGGCGTCGCCGGCGCCTCCGCCGCCGCCCTGTTCGGCGGGCTGCAGGTGGCCGGGCTGCAGGTGGTGGTGGACGACGGGGTCTGGCTGCAGTCGGAGGACGCGCGGATCCAGATCCGGGGCGACCTGCTGGTGACCCGCGCGGGGGGCGAGCCCCGCATCTACGGCGACCTGGAGGCGGTGCGCGGGACCTACGCCCTGCGCGTGGGGCCGCTGCGGCGCGAGTTCGACATCGAGCGGGGGCTGGTGCAGTTCTACGGCACGCCGGACCTCAACCCCACGCTGGACATCGTCGCCACCAACCAGGTCCGCACGCTGGACCAGGCGAGCACGGGATCGGTGCTGCAGGTTCAGGTACAGGTGGGCGGCACCCTGCAGTCGCCCACCCTGCGGCTCAGCTCCAACACCCGGCCGCCGCTCCCGGAGTCGGAGCTGCTGAGCTATCTCATCTTCGGGCGCTCCACCGCCAACCTGGGCGGCACCACGGGAGCCCTCGCGCAGCAGATCCTGGCCCAGGAGCTCTTCGGCGGGCTGGTGGCGGCGGAGCTGGAGCAGGAGCTGTCGCGCTCCGGGCTGGTGGACTACGTCCGGGTGCGCTCCGGCGGGGCCGAGCTGGGCAGTGGGCTCGGGCTGGGGCAGGCGCTCGGGGTCGTGGGGCTGACCACGCCCACGTTCGAGTTCGGCTGGGAGCTGAGCAACGACCTGTTCCTCACCCTGGAGGTGGGGGTGCCCGCGGTGGGCGACCAGAGCCCGCTGGCCGGGATCGGCCTGGACTACCAGATCAACGAGCGGACGCGGGCGCGCGCGGCGTACGAGAGCGTGCGGCGCGACGTGTTCACCCGGCCGTTCTACGCGGGCCCGACCTACCAGTTCTCCCTGGACGTGCGCCACCGGTGGGAGTGGGGGCGCTCGCTGCCAGACACCACGGCCCTCGATTCGCTGGCCGACTCCGCGGCCGCGGCCATCGCGGCGGAGGCCGGCGCGCCGCCCACGGCGCAGCCGCAGGGCGCCGGGGGCGCCGTGCCCGACCCGCCGGCGGAAACGCCGAAAAAGGAGGAGGGGACCCGGTGA